The genomic region GCGGCCTGACCGGCCCGCCGACGGATGTAGTGCAGCGCCCAGCGGGCCACGAAACGGCCCCACAGGATCAGCAGAAGCGCCCCGAGCAGCGCCGTGCCGACCGTCCACCGCGACAGCGCGGTCTTGGTGGCGAAGGCGAGGAAGGAGACGCTTGCCGCGACAGTGACGGCGGCCCGGATGACCCGCTTGAACTCGTCCGGCCCGAGCCCCAGATAGCGCCGGTCATAGGCCCGGTTGCTCCAGAGGATGACCACCCAGCCCAGCGGCAGCAGCAGGTAGGAGACGGTGTGGAACCAGGTCGGATCCTGGTGGGTGCCGGAGAAACCGGAGGCGGCCTGGTCGAACAGTTGGATCGCGATCCAACTGGCGAACGCCGCCGAGCCGAAGTCGAGCAGCAGCAGGATCGCGATGTAGGGGCGGTGCCAACGGGAGACACGACGGCGCGCCCTGGTCCACGCCGACCGAGGGACGCCGTTGTGTGACGGCGGCGTCGGCGGCTGGATCTCGAAGCTGTCGACGTGCCGCACGAGTCTGCTCCGGCCTTCGTTGGTTACCGGGCGCTGGAGGCTTGTCGTCACCTCACCCATGTCCTCCCGCATGACACGTGCCGCTCACTCGCCGTGAGGGCCCGGGTCGCCCACCGTCCCAGTCTCCCACGCGGACTCCGACCGGTCGCCGCCCCGAAAGAGATTGGCGACCGATGGTGACGATGGGATCTGGCCGGCTCCGCACCATTTCAGAAGCCGGGGACCGGGCCACTATACCGATGGATACGCGTGTGGCGAGAACGGTGGACCGGAGCTTTCAGCCCAGTCGGGTCGATTCCGCTCTGTAGTCGCCGCGTTGAGCTACTCACCGTACGAGTCGGGACAACCGTCGGTCAGCGAGCGGTTTGCCGCCGGTCTGACACGTCGGGCAGTACTGCAGGCTCGAATCGGCGAACGACACCTCTCGCACCGTGTCCCCGCACACCGGGCAGGGCAGCCCGTTGCGGGCGTGCACCTTCAGGCCGGCGCGCTTCTCACCCTTCAGCTCCGCCGCGCGCTGCCCGACGGAACGCTCGACCGCGTCGCCGAGCACCTGCCGCGTCGCCGCGTGCAGGGCGGCGAGCTGGGCGTCCGTGAGCCGGTCGGTGATCGCGAACGGAGACAGCTTCGCGGCGTGCAGGATCTCATCGGAGTACGCGTTTCCCACCCCGGAGAGCACCGACTGGTCGGTCAGCACCCCTTTGACCTGCCCGCGCCGGCTGCGCAGCCGCTCGGTGAACGTGGGCAGGTCGGCGGCAAGCGCATCCGGGCCGAGCTTGGCCACGCCGGGCACCGCCGCAGGGTCGGTGACCAGGTACGCGGCCAGCTTCTTCTGGGTGCCGGCCTCGGTCAGGTCGAAGCCGGAGCCGTCGTCGAGGCGGACCCGTACCGCGATCGGACCCTTGCCGGGGCGCAGCGGCGTCGTGGACGGGAACGCCTCCCGGTAGTGCAGCCAGCCGGCCCGCGCCAGGTGGACCACGAGATGCAGATCACCCTCGATGAGTACGTCGAGGAACTTGCCGTGCCGGCGGGCGTCGACGACAGCCCGGCCGGCGACCGCGGACGGTGCCGGGTCGTACGTCTTCAGGGCGCTTATCGCGGCGATCTCCAGCCGGTCGACACGCCGCCCCACCGCGCGCTGTCGCAGGTAACCCGCGAGCGCCTCAACCTCCGGTAGTTCGGGCACGACACAACGGTAGCCTTCTTTCCCGTGAGAATCGTGGTGGCACACAACCGGTACCGGGAAGCTCAGCCCTCCGGCGAGAACACGATCGTCGACTCGGAGATCGCCCAGCTCACCGCTGCCGGGGTCGAGGTGCTGCCGTTCATCCGCAGCTCCGACGAGATCCCGTCGATGTCGAAGGCGGCCAAGGCGCTGCTGCCGATCTCGCCGATCTGGGCGCCGCGTGCCCAGCAGGACCTGAGCCGGCTGCTCACCGAGCATCGGCCGGACGTGTTGCACCTGCACAACCCGTACCCTCTGATCTCGCCCTGGGTGGTGCGGACCGCGCACAAGCACGGCGTGCCTGTGGTGCAGACGGTGCACAACTACCGGCAGGTCTGCTCCTCGGGGATCTACTTCCGCGACGGCGTGATCTGCCAGGACTGCAAGGGTCGGGCGCTGGGCATACCGGCGATCAAGCACCGCTGCTACCGCGACTCGGCCGCACAGTCCGCGCTGATGGCGACGACCCTGGCCGTGCACCGCGGCACCTGGCGGTCGGTGGACCGGTACATCGCGCTCACCACGGCGATTGCCGACCACCTGCGCGAGTACGGCATTCCGGACGATCGCATCGTGGTGAAGCCGAACGCCGTGCCCGACCCGGGCCGGCCGGCGCCGCTGGGTGACGGGTTCCTCTACATGGCCCGGCTCTCGCCCGAGAAGGGTGTGGACCTGCTGCTGGACGCCTGGCGTCGACACCCAGTGGGCACGCTCGGCACGCTGCGTATCGCCGGGGACGGGGAGCTGCGTCCGCTGGTGGAGGCCGCCGTCGCCGAGCGACCGGACGTGGTCTACCTCGGCCAGCTCGACCGGGCCGGGGTGCAGGCAGCTGTCGAGGCGAGCGCTGTGGTGATCGCCGCCTCCATGTGGCACGACGTGCTACCGACCGTGATCATCGAGGCGTTGTCCAGTGGCCGGCCGGTACTCGGCACCGCGCTGGGCGGCATCCCGTACCTCGTCGGCGCGGACGCTCCGCACGAGCCCGCCGGCACCGGCCCGGCGGAGGTCGCCTCAGCCGTCGCCGGCCATTACCCGCCACCGGCTGGTCCGCCCGCGGTGCCGGCCGGCCTGGTCAGCGGCACCGCCGGCTGGGTGGTCCCGCCGGACGCGGCCGCGTTGGCCGCCGCGCTCCCGGTCGCGCGGGCCGGTGCCGCCGCGCTCTCCGCACCCGCCCGGCTGCGGTACGAGCAGACGTTCCACCCGGACGTCGTCATCAAGCGGCACCTGGACATCTACGCCGGGGTGACCCGCTCTCGGTGACGGCAGCGGTGCCGGCGACGAAGGCACCGCCCAGCGGTGGTTAGAAAGGGGCCCTTCCTATGCAAGAGGCGATAGTAGGGGGCCCTTCCTTACAGGGAGGCTCGGGCGGAGAAAGCGATGCTGGCCAGCAGGAAGCCGCCGTTGACGATGGTGAACGCCACCATCACCCAGAGGACCAGCGCGGGGGCCACGGCCAGCACCACGGCGGCCACGAAGATCACCGCGCCGTAGTCGCGGACCAGCTTCACCAGGCGGACCGGTAGCGAGGTCGAGGTGACCATGCTTGCCGCGTTGGGGCCGGACTGCATCACCGACGTGACCAGGTTGACCATCCAGGTGCCCGCGAAGGTCGCCACCAGCCAGGTCGGCGTGCCCGGCTCCTGCGCCACCGCCGTCGCGGCGAGCGCGGCCACCAGGGCGATCTGCGCGGCCACGTCGCAGAGAATGTCGATCCGCGCGCCGGCCGGGCTGCCCTGGCCGGTCACCCGGGCGAGCTGCCCGTCGGCGCAGTCCAGGGAGTACGCCACCTGCCAGCCGATCAGGGCGAGCAGACCGACCACCCAGGCCGGTACGTCACCGGCGGCGACCGGCCCGGCGAGCGCCACAACTGTGATCGAGGTGGCCAGTCCGAGCACCAGGTTGGTGAGGGTCAGCGCGGTGGGGCGCAGCCCGAGGCGCTGGGCGACGAGCGCGAAGACGGCGCCCAGCCACTGGCTGATCGACTCGCTGAACAGGCCGCCGCCCCGGTTCACCCGGTGGAAGTCGGCGACGGTGGGACGGGGGTCAGCCAAGCTGGTCGCGGATTGCACCGGCGTAGTCTGCCAGCCGCTCCCGCGTCTCGGTAGGCGACAGCGCCAGGTGTTCGAGGATGGTGTACCGGTCCGGTCGGGTACGCGGCGCGAACTGCACGGCCTCCACGAACTGGTCGTCGGTGAGCGCCACCTCGGCGGGGAGACGCGGCAGACCGTGCCGGGCCAGGCAGGCCGACATCTCCCCGAAGCGGCGCAGGTCCCCGCGCAGCCAGGTGCAGAACAGCGCGCCCAGGCCGGCGAGTTCGCCGTGTGAGGCGGTGCCGGGGAATAGCGAGTCGATGGCGTGCATGATCTCGTGGCAGCCACCGCTGCACGGGCGACTGGTGCCGTCGACAGCCATGGCCAGGCCGCTGGAGATCAACGCCTCGGCCAGCACGATGACGAACGCGTCGTCGGTCATGTCGCCCGGGTGGTTGAGCACCGCCTCGGCGCCCGCCCGGGCCAGCGATGCGGCCAACCCGTCGACCGGCTCACCGCGTACCCGGCGGGCCAGTTCCCAGTCGGCCAGGGCGCTGATGTTGCTGATGACGTCACCGATGCCGGCGCGGTTGTGCCGGTCCGGGCCGCTCTCCACGAAGTCCAGGTCGACGATCACCGCGATGGGGATGTGCACCCCGTAGGAGCCCTTGATCCCGTCGGTGATGAGGCTTGCCACCGGGGAGGCGATCCCGTCGTTGGCGAGGCTTGTCGCCACCGACACCATCGGCAGCCCTCGGCGGGTGGCCGCGTACTTGGCCACGTCAATCGTCTTGCCGCCGCCGATACCGACCACCGCGTCGTACGACCGGGCGCGGAGCTTGCCGCCGAGGTCGTCGGCGGCGTCCAGGGTCGCCCCGGCGACGGTGAACACGTCGGCAGTCCGGAGCGACGGTCGGATCAGCTCCGCGATCTGCGCACCCTGACCCGGGCCTACCACCACCGCGACGTCACCGCCCGCGGAGATCCGCCCGTCGGCAAGGATCGCGCCCAGGTCGGCGACCGCGCCCCGGCGTACGTCGATGTGCAGCGGGGTGAGGACGCTCCGGGCTAGTAGAGGCACGCGATCTCCCGTGCGCGGGCCAGGTCGGCGTGGTTGTCGACCTCGACCCAGGGGACGTCGCCGATCGGTGCGGCCCGCACCTCTCCGCCCCGGTCGGCGAACTCCTGGTAGCCGTCCTCGTAGTAGAGGTTCGGATCACGCCGCCAGGTCGCCTCCAGGGCGTCGGCGAGCGCGTCGGCGACCTGCGGCTCGATGAGCGTGGCGCCGATGTACTCCCCGTACGCCTCGCCAGGATCCATGATCTTGGTGATCCGGGTGAGCTGGCCTGCGGCGTCGAAGGTGGTCTTCATCTCCTCCTCGGCCAACGGCTTGAGCGTGTCCACGGCGAGCAGGATCCCCGGGCCGCGCTCGGCGAGCAGGGTCTTCTCCACGCTCACAGGGTGCACGGTGTCGCCGTTGACGAGCAGCACCCCGCGCGCGAAGTGCTCCCGGGCCAGCCAGAGGGAGTACGCGTTGTTCCACTCCTCGGCCTTGTCGTTGTGCACCAGGGTGAGCGTGACCCCGTACTTCTTCTCCAGCTCCGCCTGGCGGGAGACGACCGCGTCCGCCGCGTAGCCGACCACGATCACGATGTCGGTGAGCCCGACCTCGGCGAGGTTGCCCAGCGCGATGTCCAGGATCGTGATCTCGCCGTCCACCGGCACCAACGCCTTCGGCAGGGTGTCGGTGTACGGGCGCAGCCGGCGTCCTGCTCCGGCCGCGAGCACCAAACCGATCATCGCGACATCCTCCCTCGTCCTGCTCCCGTCACCGGTGGAGGATAGCCCCGGGCGGCCCGGTGACTCCGGTCAACCGGTCAGCCGGGCAGCGCGGCCAGGTCGGCGAGCATTGTCAGTCGCTCGTCCGCGGTGAGGACGGCGTACGGGCCGGCCGCCCGTCGGTCGGTCTCCAACTCGATGGCGAGCCGTTCCGGGCCGGGCGGCAGGGCGGCGACGCTCGACGCGGTGTGCGCGGCGGCCGTCCAGGCGGCGGCGTGCGCGTCGGCCCGGTGGTAGCGCAGCGCGCCGAGCCTGTTGAGCAGGAGCACGCCCGGCGGGGTGCCGTACGGCTCGTGCGGCGGCGCCATCGCGGTGAATGCCGAGTCGCCCCGGTCGCCCTCCTCGTCGGCCAGCACCAGGGCGTACGCCAGCACCCGGCCGAGTGACGCCACCAGCCGCGCCACCCGTTCGTCCTGCCCGGCCCACAGTTCGTCGGTGACCTCCGCGTGCACCTGGTACAGCTCGGTGAGGAAGGCCAGCCCGCGTTCGGTGGCGCAGAGCCCGCCGTCGGGGCGGCGATGGATCATGCCGTAGGCGACCTGCTTGTCGACAGTCCGGCGGCTGACCGCCGGATCGAGGTACCTGGTGACCGCCGCGAACCCGGCTTCGTCGACGATGCCGCCGGGTGCGGCGAGCCTGGTCCGTAGTTCGACCAGGAGGCCGGTGGCGGCCGGCCCGCCGTACCGCTGGCTCAGCTCCGCCCCGCCCCAGTCGTGACCGGCGAGCATTCCGGCGCGGTACGCGCGGTCGACGGCCGGGGCGACCAGACCGGCGGCCCGGTGGGGCGCCAACTCGATGGTGTTCACAGACCGATCGACCGCAGGACGGCGAAGCCCTCCTCCGCGATCCGCCGGATCAGGCCGTCGTTGACGTCGCGGTTCTCGTCCAGCACCGTCACCTCGTGCTCGGCCAGCCAGCGGTACTCGGTGTGCTTGCCGGCCTCAAGCGTCGGGTGGGCGAGGTCGCCGTCGACCCGTACCAGGAAGTCGTGTTCGATCCGGGCCAGGCCGTCGTCGCCGACGTAGTGGTATTCGCCCACCGGGCCGAGAACGTGCGACAGGAGCCAGCCGGTCTCCTCGGTGATCTCCCGGCGGAGTGCCTCGTCGACGTCCTCGCCGGGCTCCAGGTGCCCTCCGACGATGTCCCAACAATTGGGAAAAAGTCGTCGGTGCGGCGACCTGCGCTGGAAGAAGATGCGGCCGTCGTGGTCGACGATCAGCGCGCCGGCGCAGCGCAGGGGGTCGGTGGGCACCGTTTGACAGTAGCGAGCGCTCCGGCGATTCGGCGATGCCGTGGTCTTGTCCAGGAAACATCCACAGACCACCATGTCCCTACCGGATGCCAACGTCGGCAGGGGTGATGCGTGATGCAGGTACGGGAAGCAATGTCCAGCCAGGTTCTCGTCGTCGGTCCGGAGCACACGCTCCGCCAGGCGGCCCAGATGATGTCGGCCCGCGGTGTCGGGTCGGCCGTCGTGATCGACCCGGAGTCCGAGGGGGTCGGGATCATGACCGAACGCGACGTGTTGAAGGCCATCGGCGCGGGCCTCGACTGCGACGTGGAACGCACCCGCTCCCACCTGACCTGGGACGTCGTCTACGCCGGGCCGGAGTGGACGGTCGCCGAGGCAGCCGCCGCGATGGCTCGGGGCGGGTTCCGGCACCTCGTGGTGCTGGACGGCCGGGAGGTCGCCGGCGTGATCTCCGTTAGGGACATCATGCGGGTCTGGGCGGAGAACTCGGCCCTCACCACGAGCTGACCGCTCCATGCGGGTGTGCCCGGCGGAATCGACGGGTAAGGATTCCGTGCGGGCGCGGAGATTCCGCCACCCGTGGGGGAGGGCCCGATGCGTGACGCGGAGCGCCTGGTCGAGCAGCAGTACGCCATGCTCCTGAGTCGGGATGTGGCTCGACTCCCGGATCTGTACGCCCCGGAGGCGTTCTACGCCATGCCAGGTGTCACGGTCCGCCCGATCGAACTGCCCGCCCTGCTGCGTACCTGGACGGGTGCCTTCCCCGACCTGCGGGTCGACCCGCTGGGCTCGGTTCGGACGTCCGGCGGCGCGGCAGTCGAGTTGCGCCTGACCGGCACCCACACCGGCACGCTGCACTCGCCGTACGGCACCGTGGCGCCCACTGGCCGGTCGGTGAGCTGGGAGGTGGCGGACGTGGTGCGGGTTCGCCGGGGCCGGATCGTCGCGTGGCGTTCCTACTTCGACTGGAGCCACCTGCTCGACGTGCTCGGCGTGCAGTTGGAGGGGCTTTCCCGGTCGGCGCAGCACGACGCGCTCGCACTTCCGGTCTGATCTGACGGCGACCGGTGGAGTCGGGTCACCCGTCCGGTGGCTCAGGATGCGGACATCGCCGTGCCGTCCGCGCGCGCCCCGCCGTCGCCCGTACGCTCAATGTCCATGACCGCCGAGCAGCTGATCTCCTTTGCCCGTGGGGCGCCCTCGCTGGACATCGTCGATGTCGAGGGCCTCAAGGCCGCCGCCGTACGCGCCTTCGACGCCGACCCTGCGGGGATCACGGCGTACGGCACATCCGTCGGCTACCTTCCGCTGCGGAAATGGATCGCCGACAAGCACGGTGTCGAGGCAAACCAGGTGCTTGTCACGAACGGCTCGCTCCAGGCCGACGCGTTCCTCTTCGACCACCTTGTCCGTCCCGGCGACGCTGTGGTGGTGGAGCGTCCGACGTACGACCGGACGCTGCTCAACCTGCAGCGGATGGGCAGCGAGTTGTACGGGGTTCCGGTCCAGCCTGACGGCGTGGACACCGCCGAGCTGCGCAAGCTCCTGGAGTCCGGGGTACGTCCCCGGCTCGCGCACATCATCCCGAACTACCAGAACCCGGCCGGCGTGACGCTGTCGTTGGAGAAGCGTCGCGAGCTGCTCGACCTTGCCGCGGAGTACGGGTTCATCATCTTCGAGGACGACCCGTACGCGGACATCCGGTTCCGTGGCGAGGCGCTGCCGTCGATGCTGTCGCTGGACACCCGCGGCGTTGTGGTCCACGCGTCGAGCTTCACGAAGACGGTCTGCCCGGGCGTCCGGGTCGGTTACCTGGTCGGCTCCGCGGACCTGATCGCCGACATCGCCAAGAACGCGACGAGCCTCTACATCTCGCCCGGCATGGTGTCCCAGGCGATCGTGCACCAGTTCTGCGTCTCCGGTGACATCGACCGCTCGATCGACACCGTCCGGGCGGCGCTTGGCGAGCGGTCCCAGGTGCTTGCCGAGTCGCTGCGCCGGCACCTGCCGCAGGCCCGGTTCGTCGAGCCCGACGGTGGCTACTTCCTCTGGGTGGAGTTCCCGGAGGACGTCCTTGTGGACAAGCTCGCCCCGGCGGCGGCCGAGCGCGGGGTGGCAGTGGTCAAGGGCAGCGACTTCGTTCTGGACGGTGGGCAGCACGCTCTGCGGCTGGCCTTCTCGGCCGTGACCGCCGACCGGATCGACGAAGGTGTCCGCCGTCTCGCGGAAGCCGTCGAGGCCGTCCGGAGCTGATTCTGTCGGGTTCCTGACAAAACGACGATGCCGGCCGCCCAGGGCTCCCGCCCGGGCGGCCGGCGGCTCACAATGCTGCGAGCGTTATTCGTCATACGTCGTGAGCGTCGCAGGCGACTGCGACCACCGTGCCGTTGCGGGTCACGCGTGCAGCACAACCCCCGCCCCCAATGGGCGCCGGGTGGGCCGTGTCGTCCTCTCACCCCCCGACGCGACCCGGCCCGCCCGGCGCCGCCCCCGCGACCGCCGTCACACCTGCCGATGGCGACCATCGGCGTAGCCTGCAAGCCGCAGGCGAGCGCGGGGAGGTGTCGAGATGACAGATCGGGCAGATCGCGGCCGGTCGGTGCTGCCGAGCACCGGACGGGCACTGCGACCCCGGGCGTGGCCGTCCCCGGTGCGGGCGGTCACCCGGATGCTCAACGCCGACGGCTCGCCCCCCACGCCGGCCCCCGCCGGCTCCGGCCGCAGCGGCGTGGTCGACTGCGCGCTGTACGTCGACGGCAAGCGGCAGCCCGGCGACTGGACGTACGCGGACGCGCTGGAGGTGGCCCGCCGCGAGGAGCACGGCTTCGTCTGGCTCGGGCTGCACCAGCCTGAGTTGACTGAAATGACAGCCATCGCGGAGACCTACGGTCTGCACGAGCTGGCCGTCGAGGACGCGGTGAAGGCAGCGCAGCGGCCCAAGTTGGAGCGGTTCAACGACGTCACGTTCCTTGTGCTGCGTACGGCCCGGTACTGCGAGCACGCCGAGCTGACCGAGAACTCCGAGGTCGTCGAGACCGGCCAGGTGATGCTGTTCATCGGCCCGAAGTTCCTGATCAGCGTCCGGCACGGGGACGCCTGCCGGCTCTCTCCGGTCCGCGCCGAGTTGGAGACCAAGCGGGATCTGCTGCTGCACGGCCCGTGGGCGGTGGCGTACGGCATCACCGACCGCGTGGTCGACCTCTACCTGGAGGTGGCCGAGCAGCTGGAGGACGACCTGGACGTCCTGGAGGCCGAGGTCTTCGACCGCAACAGCCACGGTCGGATCCAGCGGATCTACCAGATGAAGCGCGAGCTTGTGGAGTTCAAGCGGGCTGTGATCCCGTTGCAGCGCCCGCTGATGACGCTGACCTCCCAGGTCAACCGCGAGGTGCCCAAGGAGATCCGGCGCTACTTCCGGGACGTGCAGGACCACCTGAGCCGCACTGTCGATCAGGTCAACTCCTACGACGACCTGCTGAACTCCATCCTCCAGGCGCGCCTGGCCCAGGTCACCGTCGACCAGAACAACGACATGCGCAAGATCGCCGCGTGGGCGGCCATCGCCGCGTTCTGGACCGGCGTCGCAGGCATCTACGGCATGAACTTCGAGAACATGCCCGAGCTGAAGATGACGTACGGCTATCCCGTCGTGCTTGCCCTGATGCTCGGGGTCTCCCTCGCCCTGTACCGCTGGTTCCGCCGCAACGACTGGCTCTGACCCGCGTACACCTGGCAACCCGGCACCGACGGACGTCGCCGAGCTGAGGGCGCGAAAGCGCCGGCGAGCGGGGTAACCCGCGTCGCCGGCGCCCGGTAGCGCTGCCGCTGCGGTCAGCGGCGGCCGTTGGTGCGGGCAGTGTCCTTGCCCAGCGCCTTGGTGAGGTCATCGGCCGGGCGGCCGGAGACGTCCTTGGCGCCCTCGGCGACCGCCGGGACCTTGTCGGTCGGGCGGATGCCGGTCGTCGACGGGCCGGGGGTGGCGGGGGCTGTGGTGCTGGCGCTGTCGCCGCCGGCCACCGCCGAGCTGCCCGCGCCGGTCATCCCGGTCATGGCCGACCCGTCGGTACCCTTCGGCGTCGACGGGGTGCGCACCTCGAACGAGTCGACCTCGTCGCGCATCGGCTCCAGGGTGCGGGTCGGGTCGTACTCGGCCCACTCCTGCTGCTCCCGACGACGGCGCAGAGCGACCGCGCCGGCCAGGCCGGCGATGGCACCCGCCGCCAGAAGGCCGGTCATCATCGGGCCGCGACGACGCGGCTGCTTCTTTTTCCCAGTGATCCGCATGCTCTTCGACTTGGCCTTCCTGGTCAACGGCCCTGCCTGCGCGGCGCCGTCACGGGCCGCCGCGGCCAGCGGTGCCAGCGTGGTGAGTGTCGTCCCCCAGCCGGTCGACGCACGATCGCGTACCTTCGCCGCGGTCGGCGCGACGTAGCCGCGGGCGACCTGCACCCGCGGGCCGACCGTCGAGCCAGCGCCCTTAGCGGCGTGGTTGGCTGCTTGCATCAGGTGGCTGATGCTCCGGTTCAGCTCCGCCTTGGCCAGCTGACCCTCAGACTTACGCCGCCCGATTCCAAACACGGTCCCACCTCCTGGGAGTTGTTCCTTCGTCATCCTCCACCTTCGGATGCCTCCGCGATGCCAGATCGGGCACATGGGAGGATCCGCATGGAACTGACCAACGAGTGAGGAGTACCCGTGGCCGAGGCTGTCTACGCCACCTTGCACACCAACGCTGGGCCGATCCGTCTGGAGCTCTTCCCGAACCACGCGCCGAAGACGGTCCGCAACTTCATCGACCTGGCCGAGGGCAACCGGGAATACACCGACCCGCGCACCGGCCAGCCGGGCAGCGGGCCGTACTACGACGGCACCATCTCGCACCGCGTGATCAGCGGTTTCATGGTCCAGATGGGCGACCCGACCGGCACCGGTCGCGGCGGACCGGGCTACAAGTTCGCCGACGAGTTCCACCCGGACCTGCGCTTCGACCGGCCGTACCTGCTGGCGATGGCGAACGCCGGACCGGGCACCAACGGTTCGCAGTTCTTCATCACCGTGTCGCCGACGCCGCACCTCAACAACCGGCACACCATCTTCGGGCAGGTTGCCGACGAGGAGTCGGTGAAGGTCGTCGACTCGATCGCGAACACCCCGACCGGCCCGAGCGACCGTCCGCTCCAGGACGTCGTGATCGAGCGGGTCGAGATCGAGCGGTCTGCTGGCTGACGAACCAGCGAGGTACCTTTGCTCGCATGATTGAGCGCTCCGGAGCACCCCACC from Micromonospora profundi harbors:
- a CDS encoding Fpg/Nei family DNA glycosylase, translated to MPELPEVEALAGYLRQRAVGRRVDRLEIAAISALKTYDPAPSAVAGRAVVDARRHGKFLDVLIEGDLHLVVHLARAGWLHYREAFPSTTPLRPGKGPIAVRVRLDDGSGFDLTEAGTQKKLAAYLVTDPAAVPGVAKLGPDALAADLPTFTERLRSRRGQVKGVLTDQSVLSGVGNAYSDEILHAAKLSPFAITDRLTDAQLAALHAATRQVLGDAVERSVGQRAAELKGEKRAGLKVHARNGLPCPVCGDTVREVSFADSSLQYCPTCQTGGKPLADRRLSRLVR
- a CDS encoding glycosyltransferase, with the protein product MRIVVAHNRYREAQPSGENTIVDSEIAQLTAAGVEVLPFIRSSDEIPSMSKAAKALLPISPIWAPRAQQDLSRLLTEHRPDVLHLHNPYPLISPWVVRTAHKHGVPVVQTVHNYRQVCSSGIYFRDGVICQDCKGRALGIPAIKHRCYRDSAAQSALMATTLAVHRGTWRSVDRYIALTTAIADHLREYGIPDDRIVVKPNAVPDPGRPAPLGDGFLYMARLSPEKGVDLLLDAWRRHPVGTLGTLRIAGDGELRPLVEAAVAERPDVVYLGQLDRAGVQAAVEASAVVIAASMWHDVLPTVIIEALSSGRPVLGTALGGIPYLVGADAPHEPAGTGPAEVASAVAGHYPPPAGPPAVPAGLVSGTAGWVVPPDAAALAAALPVARAGAAALSAPARLRYEQTFHPDVVIKRHLDIYAGVTRSR
- a CDS encoding CDP-alcohol phosphatidyltransferase family protein, which translates into the protein MQSATSLADPRPTVADFHRVNRGGGLFSESISQWLGAVFALVAQRLGLRPTALTLTNLVLGLATSITVVALAGPVAAGDVPAWVVGLLALIGWQVAYSLDCADGQLARVTGQGSPAGARIDILCDVAAQIALVAALAATAVAQEPGTPTWLVATFAGTWMVNLVTSVMQSGPNAASMVTSTSLPVRLVKLVRDYGAVIFVAAVVLAVAPALVLWVMVAFTIVNGGFLLASIAFSARASL
- a CDS encoding iron-containing alcohol dehydrogenase family protein, with the translated sequence MPLLARSVLTPLHIDVRRGAVADLGAILADGRISAGGDVAVVVGPGQGAQIAELIRPSLRTADVFTVAGATLDAADDLGGKLRARSYDAVVGIGGGKTIDVAKYAATRRGLPMVSVATSLANDGIASPVASLITDGIKGSYGVHIPIAVIVDLDFVESGPDRHNRAGIGDVISNISALADWELARRVRGEPVDGLAASLARAGAEAVLNHPGDMTDDAFVIVLAEALISSGLAMAVDGTSRPCSGGCHEIMHAIDSLFPGTASHGELAGLGALFCTWLRGDLRRFGEMSACLARHGLPRLPAEVALTDDQFVEAVQFAPRTRPDRYTILEHLALSPTETRERLADYAGAIRDQLG
- a CDS encoding phosphocholine cytidylyltransferase family protein gives rise to the protein MIGLVLAAGAGRRLRPYTDTLPKALVPVDGEITILDIALGNLAEVGLTDIVIVVGYAADAVVSRQAELEKKYGVTLTLVHNDKAEEWNNAYSLWLAREHFARGVLLVNGDTVHPVSVEKTLLAERGPGILLAVDTLKPLAEEEMKTTFDAAGQLTRITKIMDPGEAYGEYIGATLIEPQVADALADALEATWRRDPNLYYEDGYQEFADRGGEVRAAPIGDVPWVEVDNHADLARAREIACLY
- a CDS encoding NUDIX domain-containing protein, whose product is MPTDPLRCAGALIVDHDGRIFFQRRSPHRRLFPNCWDIVGGHLEPGEDVDEALRREITEETGWLLSHVLGPVGEYHYVGDDGLARIEHDFLVRVDGDLAHPTLEAGKHTEYRWLAEHEVTVLDENRDVNDGLIRRIAEEGFAVLRSIGL
- a CDS encoding CBS domain-containing protein — encoded protein: MQVREAMSSQVLVVGPEHTLRQAAQMMSARGVGSAVVIDPESEGVGIMTERDVLKAIGAGLDCDVERTRSHLTWDVVYAGPEWTVAEAAAAMARGGFRHLVVLDGREVAGVISVRDIMRVWAENSALTTS
- a CDS encoding ester cyclase — protein: MRDAERLVEQQYAMLLSRDVARLPDLYAPEAFYAMPGVTVRPIELPALLRTWTGAFPDLRVDPLGSVRTSGGAAVELRLTGTHTGTLHSPYGTVAPTGRSVSWEVADVVRVRRGRIVAWRSYFDWSHLLDVLGVQLEGLSRSAQHDALALPV
- a CDS encoding aminotransferase-like domain-containing protein, yielding MTAEQLISFARGAPSLDIVDVEGLKAAAVRAFDADPAGITAYGTSVGYLPLRKWIADKHGVEANQVLVTNGSLQADAFLFDHLVRPGDAVVVERPTYDRTLLNLQRMGSELYGVPVQPDGVDTAELRKLLESGVRPRLAHIIPNYQNPAGVTLSLEKRRELLDLAAEYGFIIFEDDPYADIRFRGEALPSMLSLDTRGVVVHASSFTKTVCPGVRVGYLVGSADLIADIAKNATSLYISPGMVSQAIVHQFCVSGDIDRSIDTVRAALGERSQVLAESLRRHLPQARFVEPDGGYFLWVEFPEDVLVDKLAPAAAERGVAVVKGSDFVLDGGQHALRLAFSAVTADRIDEGVRRLAEAVEAVRS
- the corA gene encoding magnesium/cobalt transporter CorA; the encoded protein is MTDRADRGRSVLPSTGRALRPRAWPSPVRAVTRMLNADGSPPTPAPAGSGRSGVVDCALYVDGKRQPGDWTYADALEVARREEHGFVWLGLHQPELTEMTAIAETYGLHELAVEDAVKAAQRPKLERFNDVTFLVLRTARYCEHAELTENSEVVETGQVMLFIGPKFLISVRHGDACRLSPVRAELETKRDLLLHGPWAVAYGITDRVVDLYLEVAEQLEDDLDVLEAEVFDRNSHGRIQRIYQMKRELVEFKRAVIPLQRPLMTLTSQVNREVPKEIRRYFRDVQDHLSRTVDQVNSYDDLLNSILQARLAQVTVDQNNDMRKIAAWAAIAAFWTGVAGIYGMNFENMPELKMTYGYPVVLALMLGVSLALYRWFRRNDWL
- a CDS encoding peptidylprolyl isomerase yields the protein MAEAVYATLHTNAGPIRLELFPNHAPKTVRNFIDLAEGNREYTDPRTGQPGSGPYYDGTISHRVISGFMVQMGDPTGTGRGGPGYKFADEFHPDLRFDRPYLLAMANAGPGTNGSQFFITVSPTPHLNNRHTIFGQVADEESVKVVDSIANTPTGPSDRPLQDVVIERVEIERSAG